A window from Manis javanica isolate MJ-LG chromosome 10, MJ_LKY, whole genome shotgun sequence encodes these proteins:
- the LOC118970304 gene encoding uncharacterized protein, producing MRSCCVEPSEGVGDREAERESLPARCGRWLSDLLHRLCPCLPRSPEREPEPTDHGTEVPKRRAPRTGVRRKWRKCTAGVEPAPNTSRSTPESTLPPEDAAHLTMGQRLPRTRMGQARRIAWEPEHVPNIVPGSQPSTTLEGQVLHHLVQEEHLGPTVAELEDPRQTQLAPETQGGPASWLEPVQELPESPGLELRPVSPPSAPAEPEDVPGVVSALGPGPELEPHVSTAESSRPSSSPRMGRARRIAWEPEHVPNIVPGSQTSTTLEGQVLHHLVQEEHLGPTVAELEDPRQTQLAPETQGGPASWLEPVQELPESPGLELRPVSPASTPSEPEEVPALGSALGTGPELEPHVSTAESSRPSSSPRMGRARRIAWEREHVPIVIDVSELSSTLVDQVLHHLVQEEHLGTTVAELEDPRQTQLAPETQGGPASWLEPVQELPESPGLELRPVSPASTPAEPEDVPGVASAPGTGPELEPHEPSGPGPMTPAGMAPGLAEPEADPEPTRASVAITRDVRRKEERTILQFPAHLVAEQLTLMCAGLYSRVDYSECKAYVESQPLMKGIELLAPNVQMVIRQFDAMVSLVISSCLGTLNMTARDRAQVVEFWIQVAKECLALKNFAALRAILVGLRSRAIRHLESTWRRVSWKSSRIYKKLQKRDEKNNREWLLKEAGAVVKQQLCAPNRSQDRKKQGMVPFLGLFLRDVPVDQLPEYNEDGDRTRVRQLNAMSEKVTTLQLEIMLHKHVAGLYDLEPEERFVSFFQAVEPLDEEESYSLSCQLESRGQEAGREGVLPPYGWCNMLTYWPGPAAVIGPSPLLASWLHAEQSHFPFRPAAPGAPRP from the exons atgcggtcttgttgtgtggagccttctgaaggcgtgggagaCAGGGAAGCCGAGAGGGAGAGTCTTCCTGCTCGCTGCGGGCGCtggctcagtgacctcctccaccgcctctgtccgtgtctcccgaggagccccgag CGTGAACCTGAGCCAACTGAccatgggactgaggtccccaagCGCAGGGCTCCCCGGACAGGcgtgaggaggaagtggagaaagtgcACAGCAGGAGTGGAACCAGCTCCAAACACCAGCCGGAGCACTCCTGAGTCCACACTCCCTCCCGAGGACGCTGCCCACCTGACCATGGGCCAGCGGCTCCCCCG CACCAGGATGGGACAGGCTAGGCGCATTGCCTGGGAACCTGAGCATGTGCCCAACATCGTCCCTGGCAGCCAGCCTTCTACCACCCTGGagggccaagtcctccaccacttggtccaggaggagcacctgggacccacggtggcagagctggaag acccacggcagacgcagctggctccagagacacagggagggccGGCTTCGTGGCTAGAgcccgtccaggagctccctgagtcCCCTGGgctggagctacggccggtgtcacctccttcagcccctgcagagccggaggatgtcccaggagtggtctcagccctggggccaggccccgagctggagccccatgtATCCACAGCAGAGTCTAGCAG gccttcctccagccccaggaTGGGACGGGCTAGGCGCATTGCCTGGGAACCCGAGCATGTGCCCAACATCGTCCCTGGCAGCCAGACTTCTACCACCCTGGagggccaagtcctccaccacttggtccaggaggagcacctggggcccacggtggcagagctggaag ACCCACGGCAGAcgcagctggctccagagacacagggagggccGGCTTCGTGGCTAGAgcccgtccaggagctccctgagtcCCCTGGgctggagctacggccggtgtcacctgcttcaaCCCCTTCAGAGCCAGAGGAAGTCCCAGCACTGGGCTCAGCCCTGGGGacaggccctgagctggagccccatgtgTCCACAGCAGAGTCTAGCAG gccttcCTCCAGTCCCAGGATGGGACGGGCTAGGCGCATTGCCTGGGAACGCGAGCATGTGCCCATCGTCATCGATGTCAGCGAGCTTTCATCCACCCTGGTGGaccaagtcctccaccacttggtccaggaggagcacctggggaccacggtggcagagctggaag acccacggcagacgcagctggctccagagacacagggagggccGGCTTCGTGGCTAGAgcccgtccaggagctccctgagtcCCCTGGgctggagctacggccggtgtcacctgcttcaaCCCCTGCAGAGCCGGAGGATGTCCCAGGAGTGGCCTCAGCCCCAGGGAcaggccccgagctggagccccatgagccctcgGGCCCAGGTCCCATgacacctgcaggaatggcaccgggcctggcagagccagaggcagaCCCAGAGCCCACCAGAGCCTCTGTCGCGATCACCCGGGACGTGCGGAGGAAGGAGGAGCGGACCATCCTGCAGTTCCCTGCCCACCTGGTagccgagcagctgaccctgatgtgtgcA GGGCTGTACAGCAGGGTTGACTACAGTGAATGCAAGGCCTACGTAGAGAGCCAGCCACTGATGAAAGGCATAGAGCTCCTGGCCCCCAACGTGCAAATGGTCATCAGGCAATTTGATGCCATGGTTAGCTTGGTCATTTCCTCCTGCCTCGGGACCCTGAACATGACAGCCCGGGACAGGGCccaagtggtggagttctggatccaggtggccaag gagtgtctggccCTCAAGAACTTCGCTGCACTCCGTGCCATTCTCGTGGGCCTGCGGAGCCGTGCCATACGTCATCTGGAAAGCACCTGGAGACGtgtttcctg gaAGAGCTCCAGGATCTATAAAAAGCTTCAAAAGAGGGACGAGAAGAATAACAGAGAGTGGCTCCTCAAG GAGGCGGGGGCCGTCGTGAAGCAACAGCTGTGCGCCCCCAACAGATCCCAGGACAGGAAGAAGCAG GGCATGGTCCCGTTTCTTGGATTATTTCTGCGTGACGTGCCCGTAGACCAACTCCCGGAATATAATGAGGAC GGTGACAGGACGAGAGTGAGACAGTTGAATGCCATGTCAGAGAAG GTCACCACCCTCCAACTGGAGATCATGCTCCATAAGCACGTGGCTGGGCTGTATGACCTGGAGCCCGAGGAGCGCTTTGTGTCCTTTTTCCAGGCCGTGGAGCCCCTGGATGAGGAGGAGAG ctacagcctgtcctgccagctggagtcCCGAGGCCAGGAGGCCGGCAGAGAGGGAGTGTTACCGCCCTATGGGTGGTGCAATATGTTAACTtactggccagggccag ctgctgtcatcgggccctcgCCCCTGCTGGCGTCCTGGCTGCATGCGGAGCAGAGCCACTTCCCCTTTCGGCCGGCGGCTCCTGGCGCTCCACGACCCTAG